From a single Tachypleus tridentatus isolate NWPU-2018 chromosome 6, ASM421037v1, whole genome shotgun sequence genomic region:
- the LOC143252194 gene encoding BTB/POZ domain-containing protein KCTD12-like encodes MSLISNRSGLHEVRSTNFPSVMELNVGGVFYTTSLNTLTKEPTSLLGQMFTGKGSKQVMRDSKGKFFIDRDGVIFRYVLDYLRNQKLILPENFHERERLKQEAEYFILPAMVASIEALPPTPSHSHRLSVPLSTTAISPAPGTPGYITVGYRGTFAFGRDGLADVKFRKFTRILVCGKVGLCREVFGETLNESRDPDRCNNDRYTARFFLKHNFLEQAFDNLNEASFRCVAAAGSGTACGGSGEPLKPGMDSEENRWNHYNEFVFVRP; translated from the coding sequence ATGTCTTTGATATCTAATCGCAGCGGACTGCATGAGGTGCGGTCAACGAACTTTCCGTCTGTCATGGAACTAAACGTAGGAGGTGTATTTTACACGACCTCTCTGAATACGTTGACCAAAGAACCCACTTCTCTACTAGGACAAATGTTTACAGGTAAAGGCAGCAAACAGGTCATGCGAGATTCTAAGGGAAAATTCTTCATTGATCGAGACGGAGTGATCTTCCGTTATGTTCTAGATTATCTTCGCAACCAGAAGTTGATTCTTCCCGAGAACTTCCACGAGCGCGAACGCTTGAAGCAGGAAGCAGAATATTTCATTCTTCCAGCAATGGTAGCCAGTATTGAAGCTCTTCCACCTACTCCTTCCCATTCTCATAGACTATCTGTACCTCTCAGCACAACGGCAATCTCTCCTGCACCAGGCACTCCTGGATACATCACTGTTGGTTATCGAGGAACGTTCGCCTTTGGAAGAGACGGATTGGCCGATGTCAAATTTCGAAAGTTTACTCGTATTTTAGTGTGCGGAAAGGTTGGTCTTTGCCGTGAGGTTTTTGGAGAAACTCTGAACGAGAGTCGAGACCCAGACAGATGTAACAACGACCGTTACACGGCAAGGTTTTTTCTGAAACATAATTTCTTGGAGCAAGCTTTTGATAACCTCAACGAAGCCAGCTTTCGTTGTGTTGCAGCAGCAGGTTCCGGAACGGCTTGCGGAGGCTCAGGCGAGCCACTCAAGCCAGGGATGGATTCAGAAGAGAATCGATGGAACCACTATAACGAATTCGTGTTTGTCAGACCGTAA